The sequence TTGCAGAACGCGGAAGGCTTGTCCGCCGACGCAGCCTGCCAAGCCGGAATTCGAGTGGGGCACTCGCAGACCATGGCGTCGGAACGAGCGGAGCTGGAAGCGTTTCTCTTCGAGGCCGTTTATCGACACGCTCGTTTGATGCCGGTTCGCGAAGCAGCGGCAGATCGGGTCCGAACGTTGTTTGAAACACTGAGTCGCAATCCAGAACGATTGCCACTGAGATTCCGACGAAGGTTGGAGCACAAACCGCGGCAGCGCGTCGTGGGTGAATACCTCGCCGGGATGACCGACCGCTTTTGCGACCAGCAATTCATGACATTGAAGAAATCGAAGAACGGACCTTTGTCCGATTGGTGATGCACCGGTAACCGCCAAAGGTGTGACGTGACGTTTCCGCGATTGGTTGCTGAAACCAGATGCCGCGACCAGGCATCACAAGGCGGCGTTCGACGCGCAAAAATGACGCAAAAAGCCCGTGATTCCCACGTTGAGTCGTGCTTTTTCCTGTCAGCCGAACCCCCTGGGCGTCCAAGCGGTAGCATCTACACTGGAAGTTTCCCCGTTCAATCCCCATTTTGCAGAAGTGGCGTTCTCAAGACGCCGCCCATTCCATGGCACTGATTGTCCTGCGATTCATATTCTTGCTGTGCGCCGGTGGCGTTTCCGCAATCATCAACACTTCCCTGCCCAGCGGCGGGTCGGAAGCCGTTCCGTGGCTGACGTTCGCCGCGATCATGGGTTTGGCGGTGGCGATTGTGGTGCTGGACATCTACGTGCCTCGCAAACGAATCGACACGATCACGTCGGTTTACTTCGGTGTGCTGATCGGTGTCTTGCTGACCTTCATCCTGACGATCGCTGCGGCACCGCTGATTGAATTGACCAGTAACCTGCGTGTGTTCCAGTTGGTGGTGGGTTTGGTGCTGTGTTACGTCTGTACATCCGTCTTGTTGCAGACCAAAGATGACTTTCGTTTCTTGATTCCCTACGTGGAATTTGTTCGCGAGGTCAAAGGGTTCAAGCCTTTGGTACTGGACACCAGCGTTGTCATCGATGGCCGCATTGCCGATTTGGTCGCCACGGGCGTGTTTGACAATCAGTTGATCATGCCACGTTTCGCACTCAGTGAATTGCAAGCCATCGCGGACAGCAGCGACAAA is a genomic window of Rhodopirellula halodulae containing:
- a CDS encoding PIN/TRAM domain-containing protein codes for the protein MALIVLRFIFLLCAGGVSAIINTSLPSGGSEAVPWLTFAAIMGLAVAIVVLDIYVPRKRIDTITSVYFGVLIGVLLTFILTIAAAPLIELTSNLRVFQLVVGLVLCYVCTSVLLQTKDDFRFLIPYVEFVREVKGFKPLVLDTSVVIDGRIADLVATGVFDNQLIMPRFALSELQAIADSSDKLRRTRGRRGLDVLNRLRADENVDLQIFDRELPELAGQTVDLKLVLLAKHLEGKVVTGDYNLNKVAKVQGVPVINLNEISNALRPVFLPDESFRLRIIKPGEGPEQGIGYLDDGTMVVVEGGRHKIGQEIDVRVTSTLQTNAGKMIFTKVDAR